One window of the Rosa rugosa chromosome 3, drRosRugo1.1, whole genome shotgun sequence genome contains the following:
- the LOC133738517 gene encoding D-ribulose kinase isoform X1, whose translation MLASVHHHPIPAFASSFLFPCSHGYPSPRRQSPPTGLHLNRALIKLRRPRGPRPMAFGSNRGEPEVGERLYLGLDFGTSGARFALIDKRGIIHAEGKREYPLFMSEEKMDWARSWKATLFSLLGDIPSHLRKLIASISIDGTSATTLIVDSNTGEPLWRPFLYNESCPDALPTVKSIAPPNHTVCSGSSTLCKLVSWWENDDPNKKSALLLHQADWLLWLLHGKLGVSDYNNALKVGYDPELESYPPWLLSQPYSQLLPSVRAPGTSIGHLKEDIRSDFGFPSDCAVCTGTTDSIAAFLAARATQPGKAVTSLGSTLAIKLLSTTRIEDARFGVYSHRLDDKWLVGGASNTGGAVLRQIFTDEQLEKLSEQIDPMEASPLDYYPLQSVGERFPVADPNMAPRLHPRPESEAEFLHGILESIARIEAKAYNLLKELGATQVDEVLTAGGGARNEKWTKIRERVLGLPVSSAIQTEAAYGAALLALRGIHEK comes from the exons ATGCTGGCTTCAGTTCACCATCATCCTATTCCTGCCTTTGCAAGCTCCTTCCTGTTCCCCTGCTCACATG GGTATCCTAGTCCAAGAAGGCAATCTCCACCAACTGGGTTGCACTTGAACAGAGCTCTGATCAAACTGAGAAGACCAAGAGGTCCAAGGCCAATGGCTTTTGGGAGCAACCGAGGTGAACCTGAAGTTGGGGAGCGGCTTTATCTGGGACTGGACTTTGGGACTTCTGGAGCGAGGTTTGCCCTTATCGATAAACGAGGGATAATTCATGCTGAGGGAAAGAGAGAATACCCTCTTTTCATG AGTGAAGAAAAAATGGATTGGGCCCGTTCATGGAAGGCCACACTCTTCTCACTTCTTGGAGACATTCCATCTCATCTTCGTAAACTGATTGCTTCCATTTCCATTGATGGGACTTCTGCAACTACTCTCATTGTTGACAG CAACACAGGAGAGCCGTTATGGAGACCTTTCCTCTACAATGAGAGCTGCCCTGATGCTTTACCGACGGTTAAATCCATTGCTCCTCCAAACCATACAGTCTGCTCTGGTTCCTCTACTCTGTGCAAGCTTGTCTCCTGGTGGGAGAATGATGATCCAAATAAAAAATCTGCACTACTGTTGCACCAAGCAGATTGGCTTTTGTGGCTTCTTCATGGAAAACTCGGAGTGTCTGATTATAATAATGCTCTGAAG GTTGGTTATGATCCTGAGCTTGAATCCTATCCACCCTGGCTACTCTCTCAGCCCTATTCACAACTTTTACCTTCTGTTAGAGCTCCTGGAACTTCAATCGGTCATTTGAAAGAGGACATTAGATCggattttg GTTTTCCAAGTGATTGTGCTGTATGCACAGGAACCACTGATAGTATAGCAGCTTTTTTAGCAGCTCGTGCAACACAACCTGGGAAAGCT GTAACTTCTTTGGGTTCAACACTTGCCATAAAACTGCTGAGCACTACTAGGATTGAGGATGCACGGTTTGGGGTGTATAGTCATCGCCTTGATGATAAGTGGCTTGTTGGAGGTGCTTCAAATACTGGTGGAGCAGTTCTTAGACAAATTTTCACTGACGAGCAACTGGAGAAATTGAGTGAACAGATTGATCCCATGGAAGCTTCTCCTCTAGACTACTACCCACTGCAATCAGTTGGAGAGAGATTTCCAGTGGCAGATCCGAATATGGCTCCAAG ATTACACCCACGTCCAGAAAGTGAGGCGGAGTTTTTGCATGGGATTCTTGAATCCATTGCGCGTATAGAG GCAAAAGCTTACAACTTACTCAAGGAACTAGGCGCAACCCAAGTTGATGAAGTGCTCACAGCCGGCGGTGGTGCGAGAAATGAGAAATGGACAAAGATTAGAGAGAGAGTACTTGGTTTGCCTGTAAGTTCTGCAATTCAAACCGAGGCTGCATATGGAGCTGCTTTGTTGGCTTTGAGGGGAATCCATGAGAAATGA
- the LOC133738517 gene encoding D-ribulose kinase isoform X2, with translation MDWARSWKATLFSLLGDIPSHLRKLIASISIDGTSATTLIVDSNTGEPLWRPFLYNESCPDALPTVKSIAPPNHTVCSGSSTLCKLVSWWENDDPNKKSALLLHQADWLLWLLHGKLGVSDYNNALKVGYDPELESYPPWLLSQPYSQLLPSVRAPGTSIGHLKEDIRSDFGFPSDCAVCTGTTDSIAAFLAARATQPGKAVTSLGSTLAIKLLSTTRIEDARFGVYSHRLDDKWLVGGASNTGGAVLRQIFTDEQLEKLSEQIDPMEASPLDYYPLQSVGERFPVADPNMAPRLHPRPESEAEFLHGILESIARIEAKAYNLLKELGATQVDEVLTAGGGARNEKWTKIRERVLGLPVSSAIQTEAAYGAALLALRGIHEK, from the exons ATGGATTGGGCCCGTTCATGGAAGGCCACACTCTTCTCACTTCTTGGAGACATTCCATCTCATCTTCGTAAACTGATTGCTTCCATTTCCATTGATGGGACTTCTGCAACTACTCTCATTGTTGACAG CAACACAGGAGAGCCGTTATGGAGACCTTTCCTCTACAATGAGAGCTGCCCTGATGCTTTACCGACGGTTAAATCCATTGCTCCTCCAAACCATACAGTCTGCTCTGGTTCCTCTACTCTGTGCAAGCTTGTCTCCTGGTGGGAGAATGATGATCCAAATAAAAAATCTGCACTACTGTTGCACCAAGCAGATTGGCTTTTGTGGCTTCTTCATGGAAAACTCGGAGTGTCTGATTATAATAATGCTCTGAAG GTTGGTTATGATCCTGAGCTTGAATCCTATCCACCCTGGCTACTCTCTCAGCCCTATTCACAACTTTTACCTTCTGTTAGAGCTCCTGGAACTTCAATCGGTCATTTGAAAGAGGACATTAGATCggattttg GTTTTCCAAGTGATTGTGCTGTATGCACAGGAACCACTGATAGTATAGCAGCTTTTTTAGCAGCTCGTGCAACACAACCTGGGAAAGCT GTAACTTCTTTGGGTTCAACACTTGCCATAAAACTGCTGAGCACTACTAGGATTGAGGATGCACGGTTTGGGGTGTATAGTCATCGCCTTGATGATAAGTGGCTTGTTGGAGGTGCTTCAAATACTGGTGGAGCAGTTCTTAGACAAATTTTCACTGACGAGCAACTGGAGAAATTGAGTGAACAGATTGATCCCATGGAAGCTTCTCCTCTAGACTACTACCCACTGCAATCAGTTGGAGAGAGATTTCCAGTGGCAGATCCGAATATGGCTCCAAG ATTACACCCACGTCCAGAAAGTGAGGCGGAGTTTTTGCATGGGATTCTTGAATCCATTGCGCGTATAGAG GCAAAAGCTTACAACTTACTCAAGGAACTAGGCGCAACCCAAGTTGATGAAGTGCTCACAGCCGGCGGTGGTGCGAGAAATGAGAAATGGACAAAGATTAGAGAGAGAGTACTTGGTTTGCCTGTAAGTTCTGCAATTCAAACCGAGGCTGCATATGGAGCTGCTTTGTTGGCTTTGAGGGGAATCCATGAGAAATGA
- the LOC133738516 gene encoding uncharacterized protein LOC133738516, whose product MGFVLEIGVQIRKSVTTSLRTCYRSLFHHPFLVAFLLFLTFLQRFFPFAFSVLVTASPVLVCSVVLLGTLLIFGQPELPETKRQKKITHDFASLRTRISADEAVTLERNGRFSIDKVSGKSLDEVSCSRYSSDREGSIGYVPLIDETFHYTESEKRELNSKELENQRVIHKQKFRIDAMTRNVEAIEKPASLKGDHSESSQGGGGGDDEASDSGSDQAESSSPDASIADILPILDELHPLLDLDAPLPAHMSPDDSGVGSDRSNDGSNESDDEDTEIRGRGVEEYGVDDNDGDEEEAHDGKEDESKSAIKWTEDDQKNLRDLGNLELERNRCLENLITRRSASKRQNPEKNLIDLDTSENPFNITQISTTRHNPFDLSHDSYDDMGLPPIPGSAPSTYLPGRNPFDLLYEPNEEKPELKGDHVEQEFATVVLNNTFFCRHASIRPSRLGDARQERQDLKWRPVFVPEQLASEETSYCSFQRLPREASDSKLSSIPDIESVSSGEDLDERKFNERVKEAEVISNIYQASELVDHRRHSSEDLDHLEMERPGKKDVQHDEPEIKLGQVENGNASLSGTGGFVIPVEPITNATYLKPEAFEDKNSSRSSLSSSSEADEKSSDLRKDGSKFFEPFETEVQTTSGMLDDNQHKEPVYDTSPPASAKVLSFNSISSDIQAEISEVVTLPSLAEMRVPSVDQATDSDFHGKIIEEGTSGNEQIGATSHVRASVENGRDPGECNRLFLTASHSDVNDDLPKNLNVKAAFTDSSPQYVSSKDKMPAEEKNLFLSDMPSFDDHFAFPEPRIILSESKEDSSIKDLNAVGVPDPPVGVKSTSSKVIESSNEASGVQQTISTHIAMEQVSEANELPKPSNSKDGSVEVGTTAVDSTKEIASSNAGTSIQGTVTPHVSPKQFSEANAGEQTQPSNSKDKSSKVETSTKGSTKEIASSNTETGVKEPIATPNSLKEVSKTGVKEPVTTPNSPKKVSENNDPVLPISSKFKDGSTELGTKTSPKKVSEANDREVPKPSNSKDGSTEFGTNAMGTTKEITSINIGTAVQETVTTDHAPKEVSEDNVGELPKLSNPKDGSTDVGNNTVGSTKDIALSSTGSGVQETAETPLKQVSESDVSKLPKLSKDIALSNTGSGVQETATTPVKEVSKTDVSELPKSSKDELAKVATNDAVGSTTSLQETAPTLPKQISKGDLSELPKSSNSKDGSNKIESNAVGSAKEIASNTIGTGVQETVSTQTPVKELLEVNVGDQPKPSDSKDEHKEIEINAVSFTKGTASKNARSGVKETVTTDQRKVSEGNLIELPKRSNSKDESLEVATSNAVGSTKNVQETASNPLEEVSEGNVFELPKPSNSKDGSPGVTNAVNSTNSVQDTNVGELPKPSNAKDGLTEVRTNAVDSTKKLASSNTGTCVQEGNTAHTAKQVSEGNLSELPTPSHLNDGSAEVGTNAVGSTKNVEETATLKQVSEGNINELLKPSDLKDGSPEVTGAVDSTKSVQDTNVGELPKPSNAKDGSTEVITNAVDSTKKLASSNMESNVQEGITAHTAQQVSEGSLSELPTPSHLNDGSEEVGSNAVGSTKSVEETVTTQKQVSEGNINELPKPLDLKDGSTKVLNTVSSTKSVQETITIKKVSEGNDGELQKPSKDGSTEVGTNVVDSTKKLGTSVQESITAHTKNKVAEGGVGELPKSSNLKDELPKVGVDAVGSSKDIPSSNTESGVQESITTSEGDVAELPRPSNSDGHVGEVLKPSISEESNAGELTKPTNPKESNAGESQKPPDPKESNAGESQKTPESKGWLWW is encoded by the exons ATGGGGTTTGTGTTAGAAATTGGAGTTCAAATCAGGAAATCTGTGACCACATCACTCAGAACATGTTACAGATCACTTTTCCATCATCCATTTCTTGTGGCATTTCTGCTTTTCTTGACATTTCTGCAGAGATTCTTTCCCTTTgctttttctgttttggtgaCTGCATCCCCTGTTTTGGTCTGCTCTGTTGTTCTTCTTGGGACCCTTTTGATTTTCGGCCAGCCAGAATTACCTGAAACCAAAAGGCAAAAGAAGATTACCCATGATTTTGCTTCTCTTAGAACCCGGATTTCAGCGGATGAGGCTGTTACTTTGGAGAGGAATGGGAGGTTTTCTATAGATAAGGTCTCAGGAAAGAGTTTAGATGAAGTGAGTTGCAGTAGATACAGTAGTGATCGTGAAGGTTCAATTGGTTATGTGCCTCTTATTGATGAGACATTTCATTACACCGAGAGTGAGAAGAGAGAATTAAATAGTAAGGAGCTGGAGAACCAGAGAGTCATTCATAAGCAGAAATTCAGGATTGATGCCATGACAAGGAATGTGGAAGCTATTGAGAAGCCGGCTTCCCTCAAAGGTGATCACTCGGAGTCTTCACAgggtggcggtggtggtgatgatgaggCTTCAGATTCTGGCTCAGACCAAGCAGAGAGTTCGTCACCAGATGCTTCAATAGCAGACATCCTTCCAATTCTTGATGAGCTACACCCACTTTTAGACTTAGATGCTCCACTACCTGCTCATATGTCCCCTGATGATTCTGGGGTTGGCTCTGATAGGAGTAATGATGGCAGTAATGAGTCAGATGATGAGGATACTGAAATCCGGGGTCGAGGAGTAGAAGAGTATGGGGTTGATGATAATGATGGCGATGAGGAAGAAGCACATGATGGTAAAGAGGATGAAAGCAAATCTGCAATCAAGTGGACAGAGGATGACCAAAAGAATCTCAGGGACTTGGGGAATTTGGAGCTTGAAAGGAACCGATGCTTGGAGAACCTTATTACAAGGAGAAGTGCATCGAAAAGACAGAACCCTGAGAAGAATCTGATAGATTTAGATACTTCTGAAAATCCCTTTAATATAACACAAATTTCGACAACAAGACACAACCCTTTTGATCTCTCACATGATTCCTATGATGATATGGGGTTGCCACCCATTCCTGGTTCTGCTCCATCTACTTACTTACCAGGAAGAAACCCCTTTGATCTTCTGTATGAGCCAAATGAAGAAAAACCTGAGCTCAAGGGAGATCATGTTGAGCAAGAATTTGCGACAGTTGTCCTCAATAATACATTCTTTTGCAGGCATGCAAGCATTAGACCATCTAGGTTAGGGGATGCCAGGCAAGAGAGGCAAGATCTTAAATGGAGACCTGTTTTTGTACCAGAACAGTTGGCTTCAGAAGAAACAAGCTATTGCTCATTCCAAAGATTACCAAGAGAAGCTAGTGATTCCAAGTTGAGTTCCATTCCTGATATTGAGTCAGTGAGTTCCGGAGAAGATCTGGATGAAAGGAAGTTCAATGAGCGCGTTAAAGAAGCAGAAGTGATCTCCAATATATACCAAGCTTCTGAGCTTGTTGACCATAGAAGGCATTCTTCTGAAGATCTAGATCATCTGGAAATGGAACGGCCTGGGAAAAAAGATGTCCAGCATGATGAGCCGGAAATAAAATTGGGCCAGGTGGAGAATGGGAATGCAAGCTTGTCTGGTACAGGAGGATTTGTTATTCCTGTGGAACCTATTACTAATGCAACTTATTTGAAACCAGAAGCATTTGAAGATAAAAACAGCAGTAGGTCAAGCTTGTCATCGTCATCAGAAGCAGATGAAAAATCTTCAGATTTGAGGAAAGATGGATCAAAATTTTTTGAGCCATTTGAGACAGAAGTGCAAACTACAAGTGGAATGCTGGATGACAATCAACATAAGGAGCCAGTCTATGACACAAGCCCCCCAGCATCTGCTAAGGTCCTTTCCTTTAACTCCATTTCTTCTGATATTCAAGCAGAAATATCTGAAGTGGTTACACTTCCATCATTGGCTGAAATGCGTGTTCCCTCCGTAGACCAAGCCACAGATTCAGACTTTCATGGTAAAATCATAGAAGAGGGTACTTCAGGTAATGAACAGATTGGTGCCACCTCACATGTACGTGCATCAGTTGAAAATGGAAGAGATCCTGGGGAATGCAACCGGCTCTTCTTAACAGCTTCTCATTCAGATGTAAATGATGATCTCCCTAAGAATTTGAATGTGAAAGCAGCTTTTACAGACTCTAGTCCTCAGTATGTTTCTTCGAAAGATAAAATGCCAGCAGAGGAGAAAAACTTATTCTTGTCCGATATGCCATCTTTTGATGATCATTTTGCATTTCCT GAACCACGTATCATCTTATCAGAGTCAAAAGAAGATTCAAGCATCAAGGACTTAAATGCAGTTGGAGTCCCAGACCCCCCTGTGGGTGTAAAATCCACCTCAAGCAAGGTGATAGAATCAAGCAACGAAGCATCTGGTGTCCAACAAACTATCAGTACTCATATTGCTATGGAGCAAGTCTCAGAAGCTAATGAGCTGCCAAAGCCATCAAATTCAAAAGATGGGTCAGTGGAAGTAGGAACTACTGCAGTGGATTCTACGAAGGAGATTGCATCAAGCAATGCAGGAACAAGTATTCAAGGAACTGTCACGCCTCATGTTTCTCCAAAGCAATTCTCAGAAGCTAATGCTGGTGAGCAGACACAACCATCAAATTCAAAAGATAAATCGTCAAAAGTGGAAACTAGTACAAAGGGTTCTACCAAGGAGATTGCATCAAGCAACACAGAAACTGGTGTTAAAGaacctattgctactcctaatTCTCTGAAGGAAGTCTCAAAAACTGGTGTCAAAGAACCGGTCACTACTCCTAATTCTCCAAAGAAAGTCTCAGAAAATAATGATCCTGTGCTGCCTATTTCATCAAAATTCAAGGATGGGTCAACAGAATTAGGAACCAAAACTTCTCCGAAGAAAGTCTCAGAAGCTAATGATCGCGAGGTGCCTAAACCATCAAATTCAAAGGATGGGTCGACAGAATTTGGAACCAATGCAATGGGCACTaccaaggagattacatcaattaatATAGGAACTGCTGTTCAGGAAACAGTTACCACTGATCATGCTCCTAAGGAGGTTTCAGAAGATAATGTTGGTGAGCTGCCAAAACTATCAAATCCAAAAGATGGATCTACAGACGTTGGAAATAATACAGTGGGTTCTACCAAGGACATTGCACTAAGCAGTACAGGATCTGGTGTTCAAGAAACTGCTGAAACTCCTCTGAAGCAAGTCTCAGAAAGTGATGTCAGTAAGCTGCCAAAATTGTCAAAGGACATTGCATTAAGCAATACTGGATCTGGTGTTCAAGAAACTGCCACTACTCCTGTGAAAGAAGTCTCAAAAACTGATGTCAGTGAGTTGCCAAAATCGTCAAAGGATGAACTAGCAAAAGTAGCAACTAATGATGCAGTTGGTTCTACCACGAGTCTTCAAGAAACTGCCCCTACTCTTCCGAAGCAAATCTCCAAAGGTGATCTCAGTGAGTTGCCAAAATCATCAAATTCAAAGGATGGATCAAATAAAATAGAAAGTAATGCAGTGGGTTCTGCCAAGGAGATTGCATCAAATACTATAGGAACTGGTGTTCAAGAAACTGTCTCTACTCAAACTCCTGTAAAGGAATTATTAGAAGTTAATGTTGGAGACCAGCCAAAACCATCAGATTCAAAAGATGAACATAAAGAAATAGAAATTAATGCAGTGAGTTTTACAAAGGGGACTGCATCAAAAAATGCCAGATCTGGTGTAAAAGAAACAGTTACTACTGACCAAAGGAAAGTCTCAGAAGGTAATTTAATTGAGCTGCCAAAAAGGTCGAATTCAAAGGATGAATCATTGGAAGTAGCAACTAGTAATGCAGTGGGTTCTACTAAGAATGTACAAGAGACTGCCAGTAATCCTTTGGAAGAAGTTTCAGAAGGTAATGTCTTTGAGCTGCCAAAACCTTCAAACTCAAAGGATGGATCACCAGGAGTAACTAATGCAGTGAATTCTACCAACAGTGTTCAAGATACTAATGTCGGTGAGCTTCCAAAACCTTCAAATGCAAAGGATGGATTGACAGAAGTAAGAACTAATGCAGTGGATTCTACCAAGAAGCTTGCATCAAGCAACACAGGAACTTGTGTGCAAGAAGGTAACACCGCTCATACTGCTAAACAAGTGTCAGAAGGTAATCTCTCTGAGCTGCCAACACCATCACATTTAAATGACGGATCAGCAGAAGTAGGAACTAATGCAGTGGGTTCTACCAAGAACGTTGAAGAAACTGCTACTCTGAAGCAAGTTTCAGAAGGTAATATCAACGAGCTGCTAAAACCTTCAGACTTAAAGGATGGATCACCAGAAGTAACTGGTGCAGTGGATTCTACCAAGAGTGTTCAAGATACTAACGTCGGTGAGCTCCCAAAACCTTCAAATGCAAAGGATGGATCGACAGAAGTAATAACTAATGCAGTTGATTCTACCAAGAAGCTTGCATCAAGCAACATGGAAAGTAATGTGCAAGAAGGTATCACTGCTCATACTGCTCAACAAGTGTCAGAAGGTAGTCTCTCTGAGCTGCCGACACCATCACATTTAAATGACGGATCAGAAGAAGTAGGATCTAATGCAGTGGGTTCTACCAAGAGTGTTGAAGAAACCGTAACTACTCAGAAGCAAGTTTCAGAAGGTAATATCAACGAGCTGCCAAAACCTTTAGACTTAAAGGATGGATCGACCAAAGTGCTGAATACAGTCAGTTCTACCAAGAGTGTTCAAGAAACAATCACTATAAAAAAAGTTTCAGAAGGTAATGACGGTGAGCTTCAAAAACCTTCAAAGGATGGATCAACAGAAGTAGGAACTAATGTAGTTGATTCTACCAAGAAACTTGGAACTAGTGTACAAGAAAGTATCACTGCTCATACTAAAAATAAAGTTGCAGAAGGTGGTGTTGGTGAGCTTCCCAAATCATCAAATTTAAAGGATGAATTACCAAAAGTAGGAGTTGATGCAGTTGGTTCCTCCAAGGACATTCCATCGAGCAACACAGAATCTGGTGTTCAAGAAAGTATCACTACTTCAGAAGGTGATGTTGCTGAGTTGCCAAGACCATCGAATTCGGATGGTCATGTTGGTGAGGTTCTAAAACCATCTATTTCAGAAGAAAGTAATGCGGGTGAATTGACAAAACCAACAAATCCAAAGGAAAGTAATGCGGGTGAGTCGCAAAAACCACCAGATCCAAAGGAAAGTAATGCTGGTGAGTCGCAAAAAACACCAGAATCAAAAGGATGGTTATGGTGGTAA
- the LOC133737364 gene encoding uncharacterized protein LOC133737364, producing the protein MASAKGLNPFAAEFVKPQSSSFSKKDYSTLNPYASSFYCFSNVLPAPTGFPSTPITYSLPFPTDFQYPTHFEHHVLPAIQSVHKAVSDQPELVEVQQPAHDLVAQEANQKFVPPKVPRIRGSKGRYRRYSRFFDQQIGRRSSTSTEKQEGTEKQEGKPALKSTDEKKLPKKFIDYNWSVPRRMVKRSSNVLPVRKDGDGTTVMIRNIPNKYSRDLLMTFLDKHCANENRKSDGGEESESAFDFLYLPIDFWYTCVHFIDHIVQCMFTYAINDIEILMRAFFDYGKLRTGMNKGYAFVNFTKPKAVWKFYLAAHSQTWESFHSNKIREIAYARIQGKKDLVQHFETMGFPCESEDVLPVCFSPPRNGSEKLVERRYVGKLEGWEGIGLSRQAAGTWRKVKEGSSARS; encoded by the exons ATGGCTTCTGCCAAGGGTTTGAACCCTTTTGCCGCTGAGTTCGTCAAACCTCAAAGCTCGAGTTTCTCAAAAAAAGACTATTCAACGCTCAACCCTTATGCCTCATCCTTTTACTGCTTCTCAAATGTTCTACCGGCACCCACAGGCTTCCCAAGTACCCCCATCACTTACTCTCTCCCCTTCCCCACCGATTTTCAATACCCAACTCATTTTGAGCACCATGTGCTTCCGGCAATCCAGTCGGTTCATAAGGCTGTGTCTGATCAGCCAGAGCTGGTTGAAGTGCAGCAACCAGCTCATGACCTTGTTGCGCAGGAAGCTAACCAAAAATTTGTGCCTCCAAAAGTTCCGAGGATTCGTGGCTCCAAAGGAAGGTATAGGAGGTATAGCCGATTCTTTGATCAGCAAATCGGAAGAAGAAGCAGTACTAGTACAGAGAAGCAGGAGGGTACAGAGAAGCAGGAGGGGAAGCCTGCTTTGAAGTCGACTGATGAGAAGAAGCttccaaagaaatttattgATTACAATTGGAGTGTGCCCAGGAGGATGGTGAAGAGATCCTCCAACGTGCTGCCGGTGAGAAAAGACGGTGACGGCACCACCGTCATGATTAGAAACATACCCAATAAGTACTC TCGTGATCTGTTGATGACTTTTCTGGACAAGCACTGTGCGAATGAGAATCGGAAATCTGACGGAGGAGAAGAATCGGAATCGGCCTTTGATTTCTTGTATCTGCCTATTGATTTTTGGTACACATGCGTGCACTTTATTGATCACATTGTTCAATGCATGTTTACCTATGCCATAAATGATATAGAG ATATTAATGCGTGCGTTTTTCGACTATGGAAAACTCAGGACTGGGATGAACAAGGGCTATGCATTTGTAAACTTTACAAAACCAAAAGCTGTGTGGAAGTTTTACTTGGCCGCTCATAGCCAGACATGGGAGTCGTTCCACTCCAACAAGATTCGAGAAATCGCCTACGCTCGAATCCAG GGGAAGAAGGACTTGGTTCAACATTTTGAGACAATGGGGTTTCCTTGTGAGTCGGAGGACGTGCTGCCGGTGTGTTTCAGTCCACCGCGGAACGGATCAGAGAAGTTGGTGGAGAGGAGATATGTTGGGAAGCTTGAAGGATGGGAAGGGATTGGATTGAGTCGACAGGCTGCAGGAACTTGGAGGAAGGTGAAGGAAGGAAGCTCAGCTAGGTCATGA